A DNA window from Microcystis aeruginosa NIES-843 contains the following coding sequences:
- the ilvD gene encoding dihydroxy-acid dehydratase — MADNYRSRIVTQGTQRSPNRAMLRAVGFGDEDFSKPIIGIANGFSTITPCNMGINDLAMRAEAATRLAGGMPQLFGTITISDGISMGTEGMKYSLVSREVIADSIETVCNGQSLDGVLAIGGCDKNMPGAMIAMARMNIPAIFVYGGTIKPGRYKDCDLTVVSSFEAVGQYSAGKISEEDLIGIERNACPGAGSCGGMFTANTMSSIFEAMGMSLPYSSTMAAEDAEKADSTEESAKVLVEAVRKQILPSQILTRKAFENAISVIMAVGGSTNAVLHLLAISRTIGVELSIDDFETIRQRVPVICDLKPSGRYVTVDLHKAGGIPQVMKILLVNGLLHGDALTISGQTIAEILADIPDQPPSGQDVIRPFSNPVYKEGHLAILKGNLATEGAVAKISGVKTPVITGPARVFESEETCLEAILAGKIQAGDVVVVRYEGPVGGPGMREMLAPTSAIIGAGLGDSVGLITDGRFSGGTYGMVVGHVAPEAAVGGTIALVEEGDQITIDARQRLLSLNVSEEELTRRRNHWQPRPPRYKTGILGKFAKLVSSSSLGALTDLNLF; from the coding sequence ATGGCAGATAACTACAGAAGTCGCATTGTTACCCAAGGTACCCAACGCAGTCCTAATCGGGCCATGTTAAGAGCGGTAGGTTTTGGGGATGAGGACTTTAGCAAACCAATCATCGGCATCGCTAACGGATTTAGCACCATTACCCCCTGTAACATGGGAATTAATGATTTAGCAATGCGTGCCGAAGCAGCCACGAGATTAGCGGGGGGAATGCCGCAACTTTTCGGGACTATCACCATTAGTGACGGGATTTCCATGGGAACAGAAGGGATGAAATATTCTCTCGTTTCTAGGGAAGTAATCGCCGATTCCATTGAAACCGTCTGTAATGGTCAAAGTCTCGATGGAGTCCTCGCTATCGGGGGTTGTGACAAAAATATGCCGGGGGCAATGATTGCCATGGCCCGGATGAATATTCCCGCTATTTTCGTCTATGGTGGCACGATTAAACCGGGGCGCTACAAAGATTGCGATTTAACCGTGGTCAGTTCCTTTGAAGCCGTGGGACAGTACAGCGCCGGTAAAATCAGTGAAGAAGACCTCATCGGAATTGAACGCAACGCTTGCCCCGGTGCTGGTTCCTGTGGTGGAATGTTTACTGCTAATACCATGTCTTCCATTTTTGAAGCCATGGGGATGAGTTTACCCTATTCCTCAACCATGGCCGCCGAAGATGCGGAAAAAGCCGATAGTACCGAAGAATCGGCCAAGGTTTTGGTCGAGGCGGTTAGAAAACAGATTCTCCCTAGCCAAATTTTGACCCGTAAAGCCTTTGAAAACGCCATTTCGGTAATTATGGCGGTGGGAGGTTCCACTAACGCTGTGCTGCACCTTTTAGCCATTTCCCGCACCATCGGGGTAGAATTATCGATCGATGATTTTGAAACCATCCGCCAGCGTGTACCGGTTATCTGCGATCTTAAACCCTCCGGGCGTTACGTTACCGTGGATCTGCACAAAGCCGGCGGTATTCCCCAAGTGATGAAAATTCTCCTGGTTAATGGTTTACTGCACGGGGATGCCCTCACCATTAGCGGTCAGACTATCGCCGAGATTTTAGCCGATATTCCCGACCAACCGCCCTCAGGCCAAGATGTTATCCGTCCTTTTAGCAATCCTGTCTATAAAGAGGGTCATTTAGCCATTTTAAAAGGAAATCTGGCCACAGAGGGGGCCGTGGCCAAAATTAGCGGCGTGAAAACTCCGGTAATCACCGGACCGGCGCGGGTGTTTGAATCGGAAGAAACCTGTTTAGAGGCAATTTTAGCCGGAAAAATTCAAGCCGGGGATGTGGTGGTTGTCCGTTACGAGGGACCAGTAGGCGGACCGGGTATGCGGGAAATGTTGGCCCCCACTTCGGCAATTATCGGCGCCGGTTTAGGGGATTCCGTGGGATTAATTACCGATGGTCGTTTTTCCGGGGGAACCTACGGCATGGTGGTCGGTCACGTCGCTCCAGAAGCGGCGGTGGGTGGTACAATTGCCCTAGTAGAGGAGGGGGATCAAATCACTATTGATGCTCGTCAGCGTCTCTTGAGTTTAAATGTATCGGAAGAAGAATTAACCCGTCGTCGTAACCATTGGCAACCGCGCCCCCCACGCTATAAAACGGGAATTCTCGGCAAATTCGCCAAGTTAGTCTCCTCTAGCAGTCTCGGCGCTTTAACGGATCTGAATCTGTTCTAA
- a CDS encoding ferritin-like domain-containing protein, whose protein sequence is MRELDRDKTIEQLNEIMEFELAGVVRYTHYSLMVTGPHRIPIVQFFQTQATESLTHAQQVGEILTGLEGHPSLKIAPIEESYEHNIKAILSESLNHEKKSLDLYKALLETVEDASIYLEEFARGMIGQEELHNLEIRKMLRDFA, encoded by the coding sequence ATGCGAGAACTAGACAGAGACAAAACCATCGAACAACTGAACGAAATCATGGAATTTGAACTAGCGGGAGTTGTCCGTTACACCCACTATTCCCTGATGGTGACAGGTCCCCATCGCATCCCCATCGTCCAATTTTTCCAGACTCAGGCCACGGAATCCCTCACCCACGCGCAACAAGTCGGGGAAATTCTCACCGGTTTAGAAGGTCATCCTAGCTTAAAAATTGCCCCCATCGAGGAGAGCTATGAACACAATATCAAAGCAATCTTGAGTGAGAGCCTCAATCATGAGAAAAAATCCCTTGATTTGTACAAAGCACTCCTAGAAACCGTCGAAGATGCCAGTATTTACCTGGAAGAATTCGCTCGCGGTATGATTGGACAAGAAGAATTACACAATCTGGAAATTCGCAAGATGCTGCGGGATTTTGCTTGA
- a CDS encoding caspase family protein: MAEPSTTQAILVGIERYADSNAIPDLNGPVNDVYRFCQWLRYRNVPPENISVFASPLDRNTGIVDEITSLINSKPLEATKDIVNKALREEARKKTASLFFLFWSGHGWIVPQGDRRLIYADATIEDLKNLNLTAQLNAMQTDLYKNLPQQLLIFDACANSQLLKITPPDDLPPIGKHLPSQQQMVMLAANPGEYAINKGDEQTGIFSRELLNELNSLKDTEVWPPDLESVMQSVQKKFIKLREDKQTRQTPSYLLSHIPHPKCHNVSKEEGA, encoded by the coding sequence ATGGCTGAACCATCGACAACGCAAGCTATTCTGGTCGGCATTGAAAGGTATGCCGATTCTAATGCTATTCCGGATTTGAACGGTCCGGTCAATGATGTTTATCGGTTCTGTCAATGGTTACGATATCGCAATGTGCCTCCTGAAAATATTTCGGTTTTCGCATCTCCACTCGATCGCAATACTGGAATCGTTGACGAGATTACCAGTCTGATCAACAGTAAACCCTTAGAAGCGACCAAAGATATAGTCAATAAAGCTCTGCGCGAGGAAGCGAGAAAAAAAACAGCAAGCTTGTTTTTCTTGTTTTGGTCGGGACACGGTTGGATCGTCCCTCAAGGCGATCGTCGATTGATTTATGCCGATGCGACAATTGAGGACTTGAAGAACCTTAATTTAACTGCCCAGCTTAATGCTATGCAGACCGATTTATATAAAAATTTACCTCAGCAGTTACTAATCTTCGATGCTTGCGCTAATTCCCAATTATTAAAGATAACTCCACCTGACGATCTTCCCCCTATCGGTAAACATTTGCCAAGTCAACAACAAATGGTCATGCTGGCGGCTAATCCGGGAGAATATGCGATTAATAAAGGCGACGAACAAACGGGTATATTTTCACGAGAACTATTAAATGAATTGAACTCATTAAAAGATACAGAGGTTTGGCCTCCAGATCTGGAGTCAGTTATGCAGTCCGTGCAGAAAAAGTTCATCAAACTGCGAGAAGATAAACAAACCAGGCAAACTCCTTCATATCTTTTATCCCACATTCCGCACCCTAAGTGTCACAACGTCTCAAAAGAGGAAGGGGCGTGA
- a CDS encoding M10 family metallopeptidase C-terminal domain-containing protein, which translates to MLIAKVRCSLSNAVNATINPDEAIGQVIITDTLQSSITRTLPNNVENLRLIGSNNINGTGNAGDNKITGNSGNNILAGANGNDIYCFNASTPLGSDTIQETTTGGIDTLDFTGTNTAVRVNLGTTAVQTAVTNNLKLTFSANNTIENIISDSGNDRLTGNSLNNTLTGGGGNDQLTGQNGNDRLIGGFGDDLLTGGNGSDNFIFNSSNLGIDAISDFTSGSDKIVLSKAIFTALQSIIGNGFSQPAEFASVADDDLVATSSAFIVYSNSSGSIYYNQNGSAAGLGSGSEFANLLTVPTLIAADFALIN; encoded by the coding sequence ATGCTCATTGCAAAGGTGAGATGCTCCCTGTCAAATGCGGTTAATGCTACCATCAATCCCGACGAAGCAATTGGACAAGTAATTATTACTGACACCCTACAAAGCAGCATTACTAGAACCTTACCCAATAATGTGGAAAACCTCAGACTAATTGGCAGTAATAATATTAATGGTACGGGTAACGCTGGTGACAATAAAATCACCGGAAATAGCGGTAACAATATCCTCGCTGGTGCTAATGGTAACGATATTTACTGTTTCAATGCTTCAACCCCATTAGGAAGCGATACCATCCAAGAAACTACCACTGGTGGTATCGATACCCTCGACTTTACTGGGACAAATACCGCAGTAAGAGTTAACTTGGGGACTACTGCTGTCCAAACCGCCGTCACCAATAATCTAAAATTGACTTTTTCGGCAAATAACACCATCGAAAATATTATTAGCGATAGCGGTAATGACCGACTAACCGGGAATAGCCTTAATAATACTCTAACTGGTGGTGGTGGCAACGATCAATTAACCGGTCAAAACGGAAACGATAGGTTAATTGGTGGTTTTGGTGATGATTTACTTACTGGTGGTAATGGTAGCGATAATTTTATCTTCAATAGTAGTAATTTAGGCATCGATGCCATCAGCGATTTCACTTCGGGCAGTGATAAAATAGTATTAAGTAAAGCCATCTTTACTGCCTTACAAAGTATCATTGGCAATGGCTTCAGTCAACCGGCTGAATTTGCCAGCGTCGCTGACGATGATTTAGTCGCCACTAGCAGCGCTTTTATCGTTTACAGTAACAGCAGTGGCAGTATTTACTACAATCAAAATGGTAGTGCTGCTGGTTTAGGAAGTGGCTCTGAATTTGCCAATTTGTTGACTGTTCCTACCCTGATAGCGGCTGATTTCGCACTGATAAATTAA
- a CDS encoding Calx-beta domain-containing protein, whose amino-acid sequence MTSTLLSILPVVDDVLFNFAQSDGFWANLAIAFGTSYDVVKATELQQQWHSRNFSQIPPIEVLSDEVLGTANGAYSSSTNKIYLSASFLNTASSAAIINVILEEIGHYVDAQINPVDSAGDEGAIFSELVQGNSLDVATLDALRAENDQTTIIVNGEIIQVEQADFTGTNGNDNITGTSASDNIFGLDGNDTLSGLGGSDNIYGGNGNDSLNGGDGSDYFTNDAGNDTINGGSGTDRYEVDYSSASSGLTMTYNTTTGSGTITVGTETDTFTSIESFNGFKGTEYNDVIFGGTESEFYYYYGALSGGSGNDTISGNAGFDEIYGEDGNDVLNGGADNDQLYGGSGNDSLNGDAGDDYFTNEDGNDTINGGSGIDRYEADYSYASSGLTMTYNTATGSGTITVGTETDTFTSIESFEGFKGTEYNDVIFGGTENEYYEGGLKGGGGNDTISGNAGFDRIYGEDGNDVLNGGVGNDQLYGGNGNDLLNGDSGDDYFTGDEGNNDTINGGAGSDSYHADYSYGSSGLTMTYDTAGSGTITVGTETDTFTSIESFDGFKGTDYNDVIFGGTAVEQLYGREGNDTISGNAGSDYIYGENGNDVLNGGDGYDDLYGGNGNDTLQGTDGGTGESDYLVGGSGSDRFILADTTKTFYDDGLTATEGTSDYAEIAGFSTIDDTIQLRGSSSDYLLTVSGSTTNLYINKPGSEADELIAYISNQTALSLTASYFSYVSSPTLPSITLAVSPASVTEDGTTNLVYTFTRTGVTTDALTVNYTVSGTATNGTDYASIPTSVIFAANSATATVIVDPTADTTVESDETVILTLAAGTGYTIGTTTPVTGTINNDDSASISINDVTVSEGNSGTTNAVFTVTLSNPVDTSVTLNYATANGTATTADNDYTAIATTPLTFNVGETSKTITVAVNGDTKVENNETFFVNLSNLQANGRNVTITDNQGQGTINDDDSTVTSQLSINDITVVEGQNSNAILTVTVNNPSTQQITVNYTTTAIDATANVDYTSKTGTITIAPNTATATISIPILNDNLNEPDEAFTVTLSNGSISPLQ is encoded by the coding sequence ATGACTTCTACCCTGTTGTCGATTCTTCCTGTTGTTGACGATGTTTTGTTCAATTTCGCTCAATCTGATGGCTTTTGGGCAAATTTGGCCATCGCTTTTGGCACAAGTTATGATGTGGTTAAGGCGACGGAATTACAACAGCAGTGGCACAGCCGAAATTTTAGTCAAATTCCCCCGATTGAGGTACTCAGTGATGAAGTTTTGGGGACGGCGAATGGTGCATATTCCAGCAGTACGAATAAGATTTATCTATCAGCATCTTTTTTAAATACGGCCTCGTCAGCAGCGATAATTAATGTAATTTTAGAAGAGATTGGGCATTATGTGGATGCTCAAATTAATCCGGTGGATAGTGCGGGAGATGAGGGGGCAATTTTTTCAGAGTTGGTGCAAGGTAACAGTCTGGATGTGGCAACCTTAGACGCTTTACGAGCAGAGAATGACCAGACAACAATTATAGTAAATGGGGAAATTATTCAAGTAGAACAGGCAGATTTTACGGGGACTAATGGTAATGATAATATTACGGGAACTTCTGCAAGTGATAATATTTTTGGGTTAGATGGCAATGATACTTTAAGTGGTCTGGGGGGAAGCGATAATATTTATGGGGGTAATGGTAATGACTCTCTTAACGGTGGGGATGGAAGTGATTACTTTACCAACGATGCAGGTAATGACACGATAAATGGTGGTAGTGGGACTGATCGCTATGAGGTTGACTACAGTAGTGCTAGTAGCGGTTTAACCATGACCTACAATACCACTACCGGGAGTGGGACGATTACTGTCGGTACAGAAACTGATACCTTTACTTCGATTGAGAGTTTTAACGGGTTTAAGGGAACTGAGTATAATGATGTCATTTTTGGCGGGACAGAAAGTGAATTTTATTATTATTATGGCGCTCTCTCAGGTGGAAGTGGTAACGATACTATTTCAGGTAATGCTGGTTTTGACGAAATTTATGGAGAGGATGGGAATGATGTCCTCAATGGTGGTGCTGATAATGATCAACTTTATGGTGGTAGTGGGAATGATAGCCTCAATGGTGATGCAGGAGATGATTACTTTACCAATGAGGACGGTAATGACACGATAAATGGTGGTAGTGGGATTGATCGCTATGAGGCTGACTACAGCTATGCTAGTAGCGGTTTAACCATGACCTACAATACCGCTACCGGGAGTGGGACGATTACTGTCGGTACAGAAACTGATACCTTTACTTCGATTGAGAGTTTTGAAGGGTTTAAGGGAACTGAGTATAATGATGTCATTTTTGGCGGGACAGAAAATGAATATTATGAGGGTGGACTCAAAGGTGGAGGTGGTAACGATACTATTTCAGGTAATGCTGGTTTTGACAGAATTTATGGAGAAGATGGGAATGATGTCCTCAATGGGGGTGTAGGTAATGATCAGCTTTATGGTGGTAATGGGAATGATCTCCTCAATGGTGATTCAGGAGATGATTACTTTACCGGCGATGAAGGCAATAATGACACGATAAATGGTGGTGCTGGTAGTGATAGCTATCATGCTGACTACAGCTATGGTAGTAGTGGTTTAACCATGACCTACGACACCGCTGGGAGTGGAACGATTACTGTCGGTACGGAAACTGATACCTTTACTTCGATTGAGAGTTTTGATGGGTTTAAGGGAACTGATTATAATGATGTCATTTTTGGCGGTACAGCTGTTGAGCAACTCTATGGTAGAGAGGGTAACGATACCATTTCAGGTAATGCTGGTAGTGACTACATTTATGGAGAGAATGGGAATGATGTCCTGAATGGTGGAGATGGTTATGATGATCTTTATGGTGGTAATGGGAATGACACCCTACAAGGAACAGATGGCGGTACAGGAGAATCTGATTATTTAGTAGGAGGTTCAGGAAGCGATCGCTTTATTCTTGCAGATACGACAAAGACCTTCTATGATGACGGTTTGACAGCTACTGAAGGTACTAGCGACTACGCGGAAATTGCCGGCTTTAGCACGATTGATGATACAATTCAACTACGCGGTTCAAGTAGTGACTATCTCTTAACAGTTTCTGGTTCCACTACTAATCTCTACATCAACAAACCAGGAAGCGAAGCAGATGAACTGATTGCTTATATCAGTAATCAAACAGCATTAAGTCTAACTGCTAGTTATTTTAGCTATGTTTCTAGTCCTACTCTTCCCAGTATTACTCTTGCGGTTTCTCCCGCAAGTGTTACCGAAGATGGGACAACTAACTTAGTCTATACCTTCACCCGTACCGGAGTAACCACTGATGCTTTAACTGTTAACTATACAGTTAGTGGGACAGCAACCAATGGAACCGATTACGCTTCTATTCCCACCAGCGTCATCTTTGCGGCTAATTCAGCGACTGCGACGGTAATCGTTGACCCCACTGCTGACACAACAGTAGAAAGTGATGAAACTGTTATTTTAACCCTCGCTGCGGGGACAGGTTATACAATAGGTACGACCACCCCAGTGACGGGAACAATTAATAATGATGACAGTGCCTCTATTTCAATCAATGACGTAACTGTTAGCGAAGGAAATAGCGGGACTACCAATGCAGTCTTTACCGTCACCCTTTCCAATCCAGTTGATACATCTGTCACCCTCAATTACGCCACAGCCAATGGAACCGCTACGACAGCAGATAATGATTATACAGCGATTGCTACTACTCCCTTAACCTTCAATGTTGGGGAGACTTCTAAGACGATTACTGTTGCTGTCAATGGCGATACTAAAGTTGAAAATAACGAGACTTTCTTCGTCAATCTGAGTAACTTACAAGCCAATGGTCGTAATGTTACGATAACCGATAATCAAGGACAAGGTACGATTAATGATGACGATAGCACTGTCACCTCGCAACTCTCCATCAACGACATCACCGTGGTGGAAGGTCAAAATAGTAATGCAATCCTCACCGTCACTGTAAATAATCCAAGTACACAACAAATTACTGTCAACTATACCACTACAGCCATTGATGCTACCGCTAATGTAGATTACACTAGCAAAACTGGAACTATCACCATTGCACCTAATACTGCCACTGCTACTATTAGCATTCCCATCCTCAATGATAACCTCAATGAACCTGATGAAGCCTTTACAGTAACCCTGTCAAATGGGAGCATCTCACCTTTGCAATAA
- a CDS encoding IS630-like element ISMae23 family transposase: MPAKDFLDLEEKKNLQKALKEEERAEVRERILMFLLLNDGKTQREIADFIGCSLKTVAPWCVHGDPNNLESLEDGRKNGNHKKATEEYINLLLKIVDEDPKEFGYEFGRWTAARLAEHLEKETRIKLSGSQVRRILRRKKYVYIWAKYSLEDKQDKKLRKAFKEKLDEYLRLAKEKPESIQVWFWDGAFKVATQVRHTAPHECGFSLRVIRRRAWTKKGKRKKVNGQRKRGRVNVMGALRYNDKKRVCFMIKKGNSETFHEQLKKLHEEIRQEWINLGNLPEDFREKGPKIIIILDNASYHKKKDVIEQVEKELPNIRLEFLPAYSPDYNLIELVWHSAKEYIANREFENKEELEKVVNQLLNEGGLIIKWSRKLKNKGNAVNVT, from the coding sequence ATGCCAGCAAAAGATTTCCTAGACTTAGAAGAAAAGAAAAACTTACAAAAAGCTCTTAAAGAAGAAGAAAGAGCAGAGGTTAGGGAAAGAATTTTAATGTTTCTCTTGCTAAACGACGGAAAAACTCAACGAGAAATAGCTGACTTTATTGGCTGTTCACTCAAAACGGTCGCCCCTTGGTGTGTTCACGGTGATCCTAACAATTTAGAAAGTCTAGAAGATGGGAGAAAAAATGGAAATCATAAAAAAGCCACAGAGGAATATATTAATTTACTATTAAAAATAGTTGATGAAGACCCGAAGGAATTTGGATATGAATTCGGGAGATGGACAGCGGCAAGATTAGCAGAGCATCTAGAAAAGGAAACAAGAATTAAACTGAGTGGCTCGCAAGTGAGAAGAATATTGAGAAGAAAAAAGTATGTGTATATCTGGGCGAAATATAGTCTAGAAGATAAGCAAGACAAGAAATTAAGAAAAGCATTTAAAGAAAAATTAGATGAATATTTAAGGTTGGCTAAAGAAAAGCCAGAGTCAATCCAGGTATGGTTTTGGGACGGGGCTTTCAAGGTGGCGACGCAGGTTCGCCACACAGCCCCTCATGAGTGTGGATTTAGTTTGAGAGTAATAAGAAGGAGAGCTTGGACAAAAAAAGGAAAGCGAAAAAAAGTGAATGGACAAAGAAAAAGAGGAAGGGTGAATGTGATGGGAGCCTTAAGATATAATGACAAAAAACGAGTCTGTTTTATGATCAAAAAAGGAAATTCAGAAACTTTCCATGAACAATTAAAGAAACTTCATGAAGAGATTCGTCAAGAATGGATAAACTTGGGAAATCTGCCCGAAGATTTTCGAGAAAAAGGACCGAAAATTATCATCATATTAGACAATGCTAGTTATCACAAAAAGAAAGATGTTATTGAGCAGGTGGAAAAAGAGTTGCCCAATATTAGGCTAGAGTTTTTACCAGCTTATAGTCCAGATTACAACCTAATAGAATTAGTGTGGCATTCCGCTAAAGAGTACATAGCTAATCGAGAATTTGAAAATAAAGAAGAACTGGAAAAAGTAGTCAATCAGCTTTTAAATGAAGGGGGATTGATTATTAAATGGAGTAGAAAACTTAAAAATAAGGGTAATGCTGTCAATGTAACTTAA
- a CDS encoding tetratricopeptide repeat protein, translating to MTYLLTVYRALECRPDSYRDWYDQGNILKERMDYFGALISYEKALEYYPDDYWAWYKRGMILEDLGMYEEAAQSYANAAQVKDDNYWAWYDQGCVYLQELKDYEKAIACFQRALSHSPGDYWAAYRQGEAYRLLKNYERAITFYDLALGARPRDYWAWYRRGDAFRDWGNPQEALFNYRTALDIRPQDYWSWYQQGVILQELQRLPEAIACYEESLKIDQDDRYAWYNAACCYAALGQQEKAIDCLREALDIEPDICGELVRNNFVFDGLRQNETFNDLLSCYSPG from the coding sequence ATGACCTATCTACTCACTGTCTATCGAGCGCTCGAATGCCGTCCGGATAGCTATCGGGACTGGTATGACCAAGGCAATATTTTAAAAGAAAGAATGGACTATTTTGGAGCCTTAATCAGCTACGAAAAAGCCTTAGAATATTATCCAGATGATTATTGGGCATGGTACAAAAGGGGTATGATACTAGAAGACTTGGGAATGTATGAAGAAGCGGCTCAAAGTTATGCTAACGCCGCACAGGTAAAGGATGATAACTATTGGGCTTGGTACGACCAAGGTTGTGTTTATCTACAGGAATTAAAGGACTACGAAAAAGCGATCGCTTGTTTTCAACGGGCCCTAAGTCATAGTCCGGGGGACTATTGGGCAGCCTACCGGCAAGGGGAGGCCTATCGATTGCTGAAAAATTACGAACGCGCTATCACTTTCTATGATCTGGCCTTGGGGGCGCGACCCCGGGATTATTGGGCCTGGTATCGTCGCGGCGACGCTTTCCGGGATTGGGGCAATCCCCAAGAGGCTTTATTTAATTATCGTACCGCCCTCGATATCCGACCGCAAGATTACTGGTCCTGGTATCAACAGGGTGTGATCTTACAGGAATTACAGCGTTTACCAGAAGCGATCGCCTGTTATGAAGAATCGTTAAAAATCGATCAAGATGATCGCTATGCGTGGTATAATGCCGCCTGCTGTTATGCCGCCCTCGGTCAACAAGAAAAAGCGATCGACTGTTTACGGGAAGCTCTAGACATAGAACCGGATATATGTGGCGAATTAGTGCGTAATAACTTTGTTTTCGATGGTTTAAGGCAAAATGAAACCTTTAATGACCTCTTGAGTTGCTATTCCCCCGGCTAA
- a CDS encoding FTR1 family iron permease, translating to MNLSSALPTFIITLREGFEAALVVGIVLACLQKSGRSQLNSWVYRGIGAGVVASVLVGILLGGILLQVDASPSPFVPMLKELLAATFGLIAVLMLSWMLIWMTQQAKSLKSEVESAVKAGLKAKNGAGKAIFLLVFIAVLREGFETVLFILAQFQKDWQIQTFGAIAGLSVATLLGTLLFAGGVKINIRLFFQIMGTLLLLIVAGLLIGVLKHIDAGISLLSEIDPFYRHFCPSLPSSCLLGFQVWDGSQILSDRTFPGLLLKSLFGYRQNLYISQIVAYILFLLLIGGLYFQSLRQRPQTVTSDQ from the coding sequence ATGAATCTTAGTTCCGCTTTACCCACTTTTATTATCACTCTCCGGGAAGGTTTCGAGGCCGCTTTAGTGGTGGGAATTGTCCTCGCTTGTTTACAAAAATCGGGTCGATCGCAACTTAACTCATGGGTGTATCGTGGTATTGGTGCGGGAGTGGTGGCTAGTGTTTTGGTAGGTATTTTGCTAGGGGGAATCCTTTTGCAAGTGGATGCTTCTCCTAGTCCATTCGTACCAATGCTCAAGGAATTACTGGCCGCCACTTTTGGACTGATTGCCGTCTTGATGTTGAGTTGGATGTTAATTTGGATGACTCAACAGGCCAAATCTTTGAAATCTGAGGTAGAAAGTGCGGTAAAAGCGGGTTTAAAAGCGAAAAATGGGGCAGGAAAAGCGATTTTTCTGCTCGTTTTTATCGCTGTCTTGCGGGAGGGATTTGAAACTGTCCTCTTTATCCTGGCCCAATTCCAAAAAGATTGGCAGATACAAACCTTCGGTGCGATAGCAGGGTTAAGTGTCGCAACCTTGTTGGGAACTCTCCTATTTGCGGGGGGAGTAAAAATTAATATCCGTCTCTTTTTCCAAATTATGGGGACTTTGCTGCTCTTAATCGTTGCGGGATTACTCATCGGTGTTTTGAAACATATCGACGCAGGAATCAGTCTTTTAAGTGAAATTGACCCTTTTTATCGCCATTTCTGTCCTTCTCTCCCCTCCTCCTGTCTTCTCGGTTTTCAAGTTTGGGACGGTTCCCAAATTTTGAGCGATCGCACTTTCCCCGGACTCCTCCTCAAATCTCTGTTTGGTTATCGTCAAAACCTCTATATCAGTCAAATTGTTGCCTATATCCTCTTTTTACTGCTTATCGGTGGCCTCTATTTCCAAAGCTTACGACAACGTCCTCAAACAGTGACCAGTGACCAGTAA